The following proteins come from a genomic window of Streptomyces liliiviolaceus:
- a CDS encoding outer membrane protein assembly factor BamB family protein produces the protein MTQPPEKPSQQGGFGAPQDQPPQGGFGPPQDPRGATPPPPAQPPAAPPPPQGAPQTPPPPQGAPGTPPPAPGYGYPQQPGPYGQPQQPGPYGYPQQPGPYGQPGPYGQPQQPGPYGQQQPGYGYPTQPQFPGGPGTPPGGGSRSPFKGKPAMIIGAALAAVLVIGGTVWAVSGGDDDGGGKKKPVADKSQDAKPSGSDAPINPGDGDGDGNAGSEDLNEGRQAGEAKVLWYKEAPDAPGSGADAPGMWITDKVAVKAAYKQVFAYDVADGKVSWPAITFPQPICAASAQKTSDDKVFVAYKEGTKSSAECNQVVQIDLATGKKGWTQKIPKGDLFDSSLSLSLNISGNTLLVGRSMSGVGYDTDSGDKLFDKKKYDNSCFPSAFAGGAKMLSVASCGAGGDDEHDEVQELDPATGKAKWTKKIPKGWRVERAYSVDPVVLYLTNADKKQWNVTTLKNDGTARSQVDVDESFAPECGWAILSRDLQGCEGVAADANTLYLPTEAKSGANEIVAISLESGKEKWRAKSPVDDSMVPLKMDGTDLVAYVGPSYDAGGRIVSIPTGGGAHTPKTLLQNPQGAADVENGFFSKAVDWVDGRFYLSTTRLTGNDESKEKLMLAYGK, from the coding sequence ATGACTCAGCCGCCTGAAAAGCCGTCGCAGCAGGGCGGGTTCGGAGCGCCGCAGGACCAGCCGCCGCAGGGCGGCTTCGGACCTCCGCAGGACCCGCGCGGCGCCACGCCGCCACCGCCCGCCCAGCCGCCGGCGGCCCCGCCGCCCCCGCAGGGCGCACCACAGACCCCGCCGCCTCCGCAGGGCGCGCCGGGCACCCCGCCGCCCGCGCCCGGTTACGGCTACCCGCAGCAGCCCGGCCCGTACGGGCAGCCCCAGCAGCCCGGCCCGTACGGCTATCCGCAGCAGCCGGGCCCGTACGGCCAGCCCGGTCCCTACGGTCAGCCCCAGCAGCCGGGGCCCTACGGCCAGCAGCAGCCCGGGTACGGCTACCCGACGCAGCCGCAGTTCCCGGGCGGGCCCGGCACCCCGCCCGGCGGTGGCTCGCGCAGCCCCTTCAAGGGGAAGCCCGCCATGATCATCGGAGCCGCGCTGGCCGCGGTGCTCGTCATCGGAGGCACCGTATGGGCCGTCTCCGGCGGTGACGACGACGGCGGTGGCAAGAAGAAGCCCGTCGCCGACAAGAGCCAGGACGCCAAGCCCTCCGGGTCCGACGCGCCCATCAACCCCGGTGACGGCGACGGCGACGGCAACGCCGGTTCCGAGGACCTCAACGAGGGCCGCCAGGCCGGTGAGGCGAAGGTGCTCTGGTACAAGGAGGCGCCCGACGCGCCCGGTTCCGGCGCCGACGCCCCCGGTATGTGGATCACGGACAAGGTCGCCGTGAAGGCCGCGTACAAGCAGGTCTTCGCCTACGACGTCGCCGACGGCAAGGTCAGCTGGCCCGCGATCACGTTCCCGCAGCCGATCTGTGCCGCGTCCGCCCAGAAGACGTCCGACGACAAGGTCTTCGTGGCGTACAAGGAGGGCACCAAGTCCTCCGCCGAGTGCAACCAGGTCGTGCAGATCGACCTCGCCACCGGCAAGAAGGGCTGGACGCAGAAGATCCCGAAGGGCGACCTGTTCGACAGCTCCCTGAGCCTCAGCCTGAACATCTCCGGGAACACGCTGCTGGTCGGCCGCTCCATGTCCGGCGTCGGCTACGACACGGACAGCGGCGACAAGCTCTTCGACAAGAAGAAGTACGACAACTCCTGCTTCCCGTCGGCGTTCGCGGGCGGCGCCAAGATGCTCTCCGTCGCCTCCTGCGGCGCGGGCGGCGACGACGAGCACGACGAGGTGCAGGAGCTCGACCCGGCGACCGGCAAGGCCAAGTGGACCAAGAAGATCCCCAAGGGCTGGCGCGTGGAGCGCGCGTACTCCGTCGATCCGGTCGTCCTCTACCTCACCAACGCGGACAAGAAGCAGTGGAACGTCACCACGCTGAAGAACGACGGCACGGCCCGTTCGCAGGTCGACGTCGACGAGTCGTTCGCGCCGGAGTGCGGCTGGGCGATCCTCTCGCGTGACCTCCAGGGCTGCGAGGGCGTGGCGGCCGACGCCAACACCCTCTATCTGCCGACCGAGGCGAAGAGCGGCGCCAACGAGATCGTCGCGATCAGCCTGGAGAGCGGCAAGGAGAAGTGGCGCGCCAAGTCCCCGGTGGACGATTCGATGGTGCCCCTGAAGATGGACGGCACGGACCTCGTCGCGTACGTGGGTCCCTCGTACGACGCGGGCGGCCGGATCGTCTCGATCCCGACCGGCGGCGGTGCGCACACCCCGAAGACGCTGCTGCAGAACCCGCAGGGCGCGGCGGACGTGGAGAACGGTTTCTTCTCGAAGGCCGTCGACTGGGTGGACGGGCGCTTCTACCTCTCCACCACCCGGCTGACCGGCAACGACGAGTCGAAGGAGAAGCTGATGCTGGCCTACGGCAAGTGA
- a CDS encoding ABC-F family ATP-binding cassette domain-containing protein: MAVNLVNVEAVSKVYGTRALLDGVSLGVSEGDRIGVVGRNGDGKTTLIRMLAKLEEADSGRVTHSGGLHVGVLTQHDSLDPAATVRHEVIRDMADHEWAGNAKIRDVLTGLFGGLDLPGFPQGLDTVIGPLSGGERRRIALAKLLIDEQDLIILDEPTNHLDVEGIAWLARHLRERRSALVCVTHDRWFLDQVCTRMWDVQKGAVYDYEGGYTDYVFARAERERIAATEEVKRQNLVRKELAWLRRGAPARTSKPRFRVEAANELIADVPPPRDSSELMKFASSRLGKTVFELKDVTVQAGPKVLLKHLTWQLGPGDRIGLVGVNGAGKTSLLRAMAEAARSDGETQPAAGRVVTGRTVKLAYLSQEVGELDPNLRVLQAVQAVRDRVDLGKGREMTAGQLCETFGFNKEKQWTPVGDLSGGERRRLQILRLLMDEPNVLFLDEPTNDLDIETLTQLEDLLDGWPGSLIVISHDRFFIERTTDRVFALLGDATLRMLPRGIDEYLERRHKMEEAAAASAPAADKGASPTAVSAKEDRAAKKELQKIERQLDKISEKESKLHTQIADNATDFGKVAKLDSELRELATEREELEMRWLELADDA, encoded by the coding sequence ATGGCCGTCAATCTGGTCAATGTCGAGGCAGTCAGCAAGGTGTACGGAACCCGTGCGCTGCTCGACGGAGTCTCCCTCGGCGTGTCCGAAGGGGACCGGATCGGCGTGGTCGGCCGTAACGGTGATGGCAAGACCACGCTGATCCGGATGCTCGCGAAGCTGGAGGAGGCCGACTCCGGGCGCGTCACGCACTCGGGCGGTCTGCATGTCGGCGTCCTCACCCAGCACGACTCCCTGGACCCCGCGGCCACCGTCCGGCACGAGGTCATCCGGGACATGGCCGACCACGAGTGGGCGGGCAACGCCAAGATCAGGGACGTACTGACGGGCCTGTTCGGCGGGCTCGACCTGCCCGGCTTCCCGCAGGGCCTCGACACCGTGATCGGACCGCTGTCCGGCGGTGAGCGGCGGCGCATCGCGCTGGCCAAGCTGCTCATCGACGAGCAGGACCTGATCATCCTCGACGAGCCCACCAACCACCTCGACGTGGAAGGCATCGCCTGGCTGGCGCGGCATCTGCGCGAGCGCCGGTCCGCACTCGTCTGCGTCACCCACGACCGCTGGTTCCTGGACCAGGTCTGCACCCGCATGTGGGACGTGCAGAAGGGCGCCGTCTACGACTACGAGGGCGGTTACACCGACTACGTCTTCGCGCGCGCCGAGCGGGAGCGCATCGCCGCCACCGAGGAGGTCAAGCGGCAGAACCTGGTCCGCAAGGAGCTGGCCTGGCTGCGCCGCGGCGCCCCCGCCCGTACGTCCAAGCCGCGGTTCCGCGTCGAGGCCGCCAACGAACTGATCGCGGACGTGCCGCCGCCCCGCGACAGCAGCGAGCTGATGAAGTTCGCCTCGTCCCGGCTCGGCAAGACGGTCTTCGAGCTCAAGGACGTCACCGTGCAGGCCGGGCCCAAGGTGCTCCTCAAGCATCTGACCTGGCAGCTCGGTCCGGGCGACCGGATCGGTCTGGTGGGGGTGAACGGCGCCGGCAAGACCTCCCTCCTGCGGGCCATGGCGGAGGCCGCCCGTTCCGACGGCGAGACCCAGCCCGCCGCGGGCCGGGTCGTCACCGGCCGGACCGTCAAGCTCGCCTACCTCTCCCAGGAGGTCGGCGAACTCGACCCGAACCTGCGGGTGCTGCAGGCCGTCCAGGCGGTCCGCGACCGGGTCGACCTCGGCAAGGGCCGGGAGATGACCGCGGGCCAGCTCTGCGAGACCTTCGGGTTCAACAAGGAGAAGCAGTGGACGCCCGTCGGCGACCTCAGCGGCGGTGAGCGCCGCCGGCTGCAGATCCTGCGGCTGCTGATGGACGAGCCGAACGTCCTCTTCCTCGACGAGCCGACGAACGACCTCGACATCGAGACCCTCACCCAGCTGGAGGACCTCCTCGACGGCTGGCCTGGCTCCCTGATCGTGATCTCCCACGACCGGTTCTTCATCGAGCGCACGACCGACCGGGTCTTCGCGCTCCTCGGCGACGCGACCCTGCGGATGCTGCCGCGCGGTATCGACGAGTACCTGGAGCGGCGTCACAAGATGGAGGAGGCCGCCGCGGCCTCGGCCCCGGCCGCGGACAAGGGGGCTTCGCCCACCGCGGTATCGGCCAAGGAGGACCGCGCGGCGAAGAAGGAACTCCAGAAGATCGAGCGGCAGCTGGACAAGATCTCCGAGAAGGAGAGCAAGCTGCACACGCAAATCGCCGATAACGCCACGGACTTCGGGAAGGTGGCCAAACTGGACAGCGAGCTGCGTGAACTGGCCACCGAGCGCGAGGAGTTGGAAATGCGCTGGCTGGAGCTCGCCGACGACGCGTGA
- a CDS encoding 4-(cytidine 5'-diphospho)-2-C-methyl-D-erythritol kinase, producing MTGSVTVRVPAKVNVQLAVGGARADGFHDLANVFLAVGLYDEVTVTPADTLRITCEGPDAAQVPLDRTNLAARAAEKLAARYGLRPDVHIHIAKDIPVAGGMAGGSADGAGALVACDALWGTGASREELLEICAELGSDVPFSLVGGAALGTGRGEKLRVLPVGGSFHWVFAVADGGLSTPAVYGEFDRLNDGVAVPEPVASGVLLDALASGDVPALAGALSNDLQRAALSLRPSLASTLAVGVEGGALAAIVSGSGPTTAFLVADAEGGAKVVSALVAAGVCRAARVAVGPVRGAVLV from the coding sequence GTGACGGGAAGCGTGACCGTACGGGTTCCCGCCAAGGTCAATGTCCAGCTGGCCGTGGGCGGCGCCCGGGCCGACGGGTTCCACGACCTCGCCAACGTGTTCCTCGCCGTCGGCCTGTACGACGAGGTGACGGTGACCCCCGCCGACACCCTCCGGATCACCTGCGAGGGGCCCGACGCGGCCCAGGTGCCCCTGGACCGTACGAACCTGGCGGCGCGGGCGGCGGAGAAGCTGGCCGCGCGGTACGGGCTCCGGCCCGATGTGCACATCCACATCGCGAAGGACATCCCGGTCGCCGGGGGCATGGCGGGCGGCTCCGCCGACGGCGCGGGCGCGCTGGTCGCCTGCGACGCCCTCTGGGGTACGGGTGCCTCGCGGGAGGAGCTGCTTGAGATCTGCGCCGAGCTCGGCAGCGACGTGCCGTTCAGCCTGGTCGGCGGGGCCGCGCTCGGCACCGGACGCGGGGAGAAGCTGCGGGTCCTGCCGGTCGGGGGCAGCTTCCACTGGGTGTTCGCCGTCGCCGACGGGGGGCTGTCGACGCCGGCGGTGTACGGGGAGTTCGACCGGCTCAACGACGGGGTCGCGGTGCCTGAGCCGGTCGCCTCCGGGGTGCTGCTCGATGCGCTGGCCTCGGGGGACGTCCCGGCGCTGGCCGGGGCCCTGTCCAACGACCTGCAGCGTGCCGCGCTGTCTCTGCGGCCGTCGCTGGCCTCGACGCTGGCCGTCGGGGTCGAGGGCGGGGCGCTGGCCGCGATCGTGTCGGGGTCCGGGCCCACGACGGCGTTTCTCGTCGCCGATGCGGAGGGTGGGGCGAAGGTGGTTTCCGCGTTGGTGGCGGCGGGGGTCTGTCGCGCTGCGCGCGTGGCTGTGGGGCCGGTGCGTGGGGCTGTTCTGGTGTGA
- the rsmA gene encoding 16S rRNA (adenine(1518)-N(6)/adenine(1519)-N(6))-dimethyltransferase RsmA has product MTSPASDALLGPADIRELAAALGVRPTKQRGQNFVIDANTVRRIVRTADVRPEDVVVEVGPGLGSLTLGLLEAADRVVAVEIDDALAGALPATIAARMPDRAERFSLVHEDAMQVSELPGPAPTALVANLPYNVAVPVLLHMLDTFPTIERTLVMVQAEVADRLAAPPGSKVYGVPSVKANWHADVKRAGSIGRNVFWPAPNVDSGLVSLVRRAEPVKTTASQREVFTVVDAAFAQRRKTLRAALAGWAGSAPAAEAALVAAGVSPQARGESLTVEEFARIAENKQ; this is encoded by the coding sequence GTGACCAGCCCCGCCTCCGACGCCCTTCTGGGCCCCGCCGACATCCGCGAACTCGCGGCAGCGCTCGGCGTACGGCCCACCAAGCAGCGCGGTCAGAACTTCGTCATCGACGCCAACACCGTGCGGCGCATCGTCCGGACCGCCGACGTCCGTCCCGAGGACGTGGTCGTCGAGGTCGGACCGGGCCTCGGGTCGCTGACCCTCGGGCTCCTGGAGGCGGCCGACCGGGTCGTCGCCGTCGAGATCGACGACGCCCTCGCGGGCGCGCTGCCCGCCACGATCGCCGCCCGCATGCCGGACCGCGCCGAGCGGTTCTCACTCGTCCACGAGGACGCCATGCAGGTGTCCGAGCTGCCCGGCCCCGCCCCGACGGCCCTGGTCGCGAACCTCCCGTACAACGTCGCCGTGCCCGTGCTGCTGCACATGCTCGACACCTTCCCCACCATCGAGCGCACCCTCGTGATGGTGCAGGCGGAGGTCGCCGACCGGCTGGCCGCGCCGCCCGGCTCGAAGGTCTACGGCGTGCCCTCCGTGAAGGCGAACTGGCACGCCGACGTCAAGCGCGCCGGATCGATCGGCCGCAACGTCTTCTGGCCCGCCCCGAACGTGGACAGCGGACTCGTCTCGCTGGTCCGCCGCGCCGAGCCGGTGAAGACGACCGCCTCCCAGCGCGAGGTCTTCACCGTCGTGGACGCCGCCTTCGCCCAGCGCCGCAAGACCCTGCGGGCAGCGCTGGCCGGCTGGGCCGGTTCGGCGCCGGCCGCCGAGGCCGCGCTGGTCGCCGCCGGGGTCTCGCCGCAGGCGCGCGGTGAGTCCCTGACGGTGGAGGAGTTCGCACGGATCGCGGAGAACAAGCAGTGA
- a CDS encoding resuscitation-promoting factor has translation MSSPQYETYGPNVNPGPNPAHGHAGHSGHGGYGGHGDPGPYGHGHPDTYRPAYEHEQVPAHDHGNRHGPVYAYELEHEPAYGHEYGHGYVHPGEAWFPDAPTLPRQAVPLAPTSELTTELFNGPARSGGRAETRRAKRRRRSAERPDVRKLLPQALVVAFLAGGTSAFVADDKAIELTVDGKPRTLHTFADDVGELLADEGVRVGAHDVVAPAPGAALTSGAEIAVEYGRPLRLTLDGRSSHVWTTAHTVDEALRELGVRAEGAYLSVPRARQIGRAGLALDVRTERTVTVMADGQARTVRTNAATVRETVGEAGITLHGQDTTSVPADSFPRDGQTVTVMRITGTKEVREEPLPFEVRRTPDPGLFRGTEVVEQAGRPGLRRVTYALRTVNGVRQKPRRLRAEVVREPRAQVVKVGTKALPTSVQGADGLNWQGLAHCESGGRPGAVDPSGTYGGLYQFDTRTWQALGGEGRPQDASASEQTFRAKKLYVRRGASPWPHCGGRL, from the coding sequence GTGAGCAGTCCGCAGTACGAGACGTATGGCCCGAACGTGAACCCGGGCCCGAATCCGGCACACGGGCACGCCGGTCACAGCGGCCATGGCGGCTACGGCGGACACGGCGACCCCGGGCCGTACGGTCACGGACATCCGGACACGTACCGGCCCGCGTACGAGCATGAGCAGGTGCCCGCCCACGACCACGGGAACAGGCACGGGCCCGTGTACGCGTACGAGCTTGAGCACGAGCCCGCGTACGGACACGAGTACGGGCACGGGTACGTGCACCCCGGTGAGGCCTGGTTCCCGGACGCGCCGACCCTTCCGCGGCAGGCGGTGCCGCTCGCCCCGACCTCCGAACTGACCACCGAACTGTTCAACGGCCCGGCCCGGTCCGGTGGGCGAGCCGAAACCCGGCGGGCCAAGCGGCGCCGCAGGAGCGCGGAACGGCCCGACGTACGCAAGCTGCTCCCGCAGGCGCTGGTCGTCGCCTTCCTCGCGGGCGGCACCTCCGCCTTCGTCGCCGACGACAAGGCCATCGAACTGACCGTCGACGGCAAGCCCCGCACCCTGCACACCTTCGCGGACGACGTGGGCGAACTGCTCGCCGACGAAGGGGTCCGGGTGGGCGCCCACGACGTGGTGGCCCCCGCGCCCGGAGCCGCGCTGACCAGCGGTGCGGAGATCGCCGTGGAGTACGGGCGGCCCCTGCGGCTCACCCTGGACGGGCGGTCCAGCCACGTGTGGACCACCGCCCACACCGTGGACGAGGCACTGCGGGAACTCGGGGTGCGCGCGGAGGGCGCGTACCTGTCGGTGCCGCGCGCTCGGCAGATCGGGCGGGCGGGGCTCGCGCTCGACGTCCGTACCGAGCGGACCGTGACGGTCATGGCGGACGGACAGGCACGGACGGTCCGTACGAACGCGGCGACCGTCCGCGAGACCGTGGGCGAGGCCGGGATCACGCTGCACGGGCAGGACACCACCTCCGTGCCGGCCGACAGCTTCCCGCGTGACGGGCAGACGGTGACGGTCATGCGGATCACCGGCACGAAGGAGGTCCGTGAGGAGCCGCTGCCCTTCGAGGTACGCCGGACCCCGGATCCCGGGCTGTTCCGGGGCACCGAGGTCGTGGAACAGGCGGGGCGGCCCGGGCTGCGGCGCGTCACGTACGCGCTGCGGACCGTCAACGGCGTCAGGCAGAAGCCTCGGCGGCTGCGGGCCGAGGTGGTGCGGGAGCCGCGGGCGCAGGTGGTGAAGGTGGGGACGAAGGCGCTTCCCACGTCCGTGCAGGGGGCCGACGGGCTGAACTGGCAGGGGCTCGCGCACTGTGAGTCCGGGGGGCGGCCGGGGGCGGTCGATCCGTCGGGGACGTACGGCGGGCTGTACCAGTTCGATACGCGGACCTGGCAGGCGTTGGGTGGGGAGGGGCGTCCGCAGGACGCTTCCGCGTCGGAGCAGACGTTTCGGGCGAAGAAGTTGTATGTGCGGCGGGGGGCCAGTCCCTGGCCGCACTGTGGGGGGCGTTTGTAG
- a CDS encoding TatD family hydrolase, which translates to MPSNAEAPPLPDPLRVPVADSHTHLDMQSGTVEEGLAKAASVGVTTVVQVGCDLSGSRWAAETAAAYDAVHATVALHPNEAPRIVHGDPDGWSRQGAREGGGEGALDEALAEIDRLAALPQVKGVGETGLDHFRTGPEGIAAQELSFRAHIEIAKRHGKALVIHDRDAHADVLRILKEEGAPERTVFHCYSGDAEMAAVCARAGYYMSFAGNMTFKNAQPLRDALAVAPLELVLVETDAPFLTPVPYRGRPNAPYLIPVTVRAMAAVRGLDEDVLATALSANTARAFDY; encoded by the coding sequence ATGCCTTCCAACGCCGAAGCCCCGCCCCTGCCGGACCCCCTGCGGGTACCGGTGGCCGACTCGCACACCCATCTCGACATGCAGTCCGGCACGGTCGAGGAGGGCCTCGCCAAGGCCGCGTCGGTCGGCGTGACGACGGTCGTGCAGGTGGGCTGCGACCTGTCGGGCTCACGCTGGGCGGCCGAGACGGCCGCCGCGTACGACGCCGTCCACGCGACCGTCGCCCTCCACCCGAACGAGGCGCCCCGGATCGTGCACGGTGACCCCGACGGCTGGTCGCGGCAGGGTGCGCGGGAGGGCGGTGGCGAGGGCGCGCTGGACGAGGCGCTCGCCGAGATCGACCGGCTCGCCGCGCTTCCCCAGGTCAAGGGCGTCGGCGAGACCGGCCTCGACCACTTCCGCACCGGCCCCGAGGGCATCGCCGCCCAGGAACTGTCCTTCCGCGCGCACATCGAGATCGCCAAGCGGCACGGCAAGGCACTCGTCATCCACGACCGGGACGCCCACGCCGACGTGCTGCGCATCCTGAAGGAGGAGGGCGCGCCCGAGCGGACCGTCTTCCACTGCTACTCCGGGGACGCGGAGATGGCGGCGGTCTGCGCCCGCGCCGGCTACTACATGTCGTTCGCCGGGAACATGACCTTCAAGAACGCGCAGCCGCTGCGCGACGCGCTCGCCGTGGCGCCGCTCGAACTCGTCCTCGTCGAGACCGACGCGCCCTTCCTGACGCCCGTCCCGTACCGCGGACGGCCCAACGCCCCCTATCTCATTCCGGTCACGGTCCGCGCCATGGCCGCCGTACGGGGGCTCGACGAGGACGTGCTGGCGACGGCGCTCTCGGCGAACACTGCCCGCGCGTTCGATTACTGA
- the rsmI gene encoding 16S rRNA (cytidine(1402)-2'-O)-methyltransferase has product MTGTGATAAGTLVLAGTPIGDIADAPPRLAAELAGADVIAAEDTRRLRRLTQGLDVQPTGRVVSYFEGNESARTPELVEALVGGARVLLVTDAGMPSVSDPGYRLVAAAVEKDIKVTAVPGPSAVLTALALSGLPVDRFCFEGFLPRKAGERLSRLHEVEDERRTLVFFEAPHRLDDTLAAMAEVFGAERRAAVCRELTKTYEEVKRGPLGDLAVWAAEGVRGEITVVVEGAPEKTEVLGPDELVRRVRVREEAGERRKEAIAAVAADAGVPKREVFDAVVAAKNAERAAP; this is encoded by the coding sequence GTGACAGGAACCGGTGCAACCGCGGCAGGAACCCTCGTACTCGCAGGCACGCCCATCGGGGACATCGCGGACGCACCGCCCCGCCTCGCGGCGGAGCTGGCGGGGGCCGACGTCATCGCCGCCGAGGACACCCGGCGGCTGCGTCGGCTGACCCAGGGCCTCGACGTCCAGCCGACCGGACGGGTCGTGTCCTACTTCGAGGGCAACGAGTCCGCGCGCACGCCCGAACTGGTCGAGGCACTGGTCGGCGGCGCGCGCGTGCTGCTCGTGACCGACGCCGGGATGCCGTCCGTGTCCGACCCCGGCTACCGGCTCGTCGCCGCCGCCGTCGAGAAGGACATCAAGGTCACGGCCGTGCCCGGCCCGTCCGCCGTGCTCACCGCGCTCGCGCTGTCCGGGCTGCCCGTCGACCGGTTCTGCTTCGAGGGATTCCTGCCGCGCAAGGCCGGCGAACGGCTCTCGCGGCTGCACGAGGTCGAGGACGAGCGGCGCACACTCGTCTTCTTCGAGGCCCCGCACCGGCTCGACGACACGCTCGCCGCGATGGCCGAGGTGTTCGGGGCCGAGCGGCGTGCCGCCGTCTGCCGCGAGCTGACCAAGACGTACGAGGAGGTCAAGCGGGGCCCGCTCGGGGACCTCGCCGTCTGGGCCGCGGAGGGCGTACGCGGCGAGATCACCGTCGTCGTCGAGGGCGCCCCGGAGAAGACCGAGGTGCTCGGCCCCGACGAGCTGGTGCGCAGGGTGCGGGTGCGCGAGGAGGCGGGGGAGCGCCGCAAGGAGGCGATCGCCGCCGTCGCCGCGGACGCGGGCGTGCCCAAGCGGGAGGTCTTCGACGCGGTCGTCGCGGCGAAGAACGCGGAGCGCGCGGCTCCCTGA
- a CDS encoding dolichyl-phosphate-mannose--protein mannosyltransferase, with protein sequence MTSTASSTDTRQGQGVEEQRPSWQQRLRRFGYTAGSRDDVRDRLVPAYTEPGPRLWASIGLRQEAAERIVRWSAWGGPLLITLLAGLTRFWNLGSPKAVIFDETYYAKDAWALIHRGFEVNWAKDANDLVLQHGDSVRIPTDAAYVVHPPVGKYVIGLGEWMFGFTPFGWRFMTALLGTLSVLMLCRIGRRLFRSTFLGCLAGALMAVDGLHFVMSRTALLDQVLMFFVLAAFGCLVVDRDRTRERLAAALPPDADGVVRPDSHIATTTRLGLRPWRLLAGLMLGLAIGTKWNGLYILVAFGLMTVLWDVGSRRVAGARRPYVAVLKHDVGWAFLSTVPVAIATYLVSWTGWFLSATDGKGGYYRNWATADGRTSDWSWLFPDWWRSLWHYETQVYDFHVGLHSPHTYQSNPWSWIVTGRPVSYFYESPLPGKDGCPTDAGEKCAREVLALGTPLLWWAAAFAILYVLWRWIFRRDWRAGAIACGIAAGYLPWFLYQERTIFFFYAVVFLPFLCLAVAMMIGAMLGPPGATERRRVIGAAASGVLVLLIAWNFIYFWPIYTGQAIPIDNWRARMWLDTWV encoded by the coding sequence GTGACAAGTACCGCGTCCTCCACGGACACCCGGCAGGGACAGGGCGTCGAAGAGCAGCGGCCGTCGTGGCAGCAGCGGCTGCGCAGGTTCGGCTACACGGCCGGATCCAGAGACGACGTCCGCGACCGCCTCGTGCCCGCGTACACCGAGCCCGGCCCACGTCTGTGGGCGTCGATCGGGCTCCGCCAGGAGGCCGCCGAACGCATCGTCCGCTGGTCGGCGTGGGGCGGTCCGCTGCTCATCACGCTGCTGGCGGGCCTGACGCGGTTCTGGAACCTGGGCAGCCCGAAGGCGGTGATATTCGACGAGACGTACTACGCCAAGGACGCCTGGGCGCTCATCCACCGCGGATTCGAGGTCAACTGGGCCAAGGACGCCAACGACCTGGTCCTGCAGCACGGCGACAGCGTCCGGATCCCGACGGACGCCGCCTACGTCGTGCACCCGCCGGTCGGCAAGTACGTCATCGGGCTCGGCGAGTGGATGTTCGGGTTCACGCCGTTCGGCTGGCGGTTCATGACGGCCCTGCTCGGCACGCTGTCCGTGCTGATGCTGTGCCGGATCGGCCGCCGGCTGTTCCGCTCGACGTTCCTCGGGTGCCTGGCGGGCGCGCTGATGGCAGTGGACGGCCTGCACTTCGTGATGAGCCGCACCGCGCTGCTCGACCAGGTGCTGATGTTCTTCGTCCTGGCCGCCTTCGGCTGCCTGGTCGTCGACCGCGACAGGACCCGCGAACGCCTGGCCGCCGCGCTTCCACCGGACGCCGACGGGGTCGTACGCCCGGACTCCCACATCGCCACGACCACCCGCCTGGGCCTGCGCCCCTGGCGCCTGCTGGCGGGCCTGATGCTCGGCCTCGCCATCGGCACCAAGTGGAACGGCCTCTACATCCTCGTCGCGTTCGGCCTGATGACGGTCCTGTGGGATGTCGGCTCCCGCCGGGTGGCGGGCGCCCGCCGCCCGTACGTGGCGGTCCTCAAGCACGACGTGGGCTGGGCGTTCCTCTCCACGGTCCCGGTGGCGATCGCCACCTACCTCGTCTCCTGGACGGGCTGGTTCCTGTCCGCCACCGACGGCAAGGGCGGCTACTACCGCAACTGGGCCACGGCCGACGGCCGCACCAGCGACTGGTCCTGGCTGTTCCCCGACTGGTGGCGCAGCCTGTGGCACTACGAGACGCAGGTGTACGACTTCCATGTCGGCCTGCACTCCCCGCACACGTACCAGTCGAACCCGTGGAGCTGGATCGTCACGGGCCGCCCGGTCTCGTACTTCTACGAGTCGCCGCTGCCCGGCAAGGACGGCTGCCCGACGGACGCGGGCGAGAAGTGCGCCCGCGAGGTCCTGGCCCTCGGCACCCCGCTCCTGTGGTGGGCGGCGGCCTTCGCGATCCTGTACGTCCTGTGGCGCTGGATCTTCCGCCGCGACTGGCGGGCGGGCGCGATCGCCTGCGGCATCGCGGCGGGCTACCTCCCGTGGTTCCTCTACCAGGAACGCACGATCTTCTTCTTCTACGCGGTCGTCTTCCTCCCCTTCCTGTGCCTGGCGGTGGCGATGATGATCGGCGCGATGCTGGGCCCACCGGGCGCCACGGAACGCCGCCGGGTGATCGGCGCGGCGGCATCAGGCGTCCTGGTCCTCCTGATCGCCTGGAACTTCATCTACTTCTGGCCGATCTACACGGGCCAGGCGATCCCGATCGACAACTGGCGGGCCCGGATGTGGCTGGACACCTGGGTCTAG